One Triticum dicoccoides isolate Atlit2015 ecotype Zavitan chromosome 5B, WEW_v2.0, whole genome shotgun sequence genomic window carries:
- the LOC119313052 gene encoding 4-hydroxyphenylacetaldehyde oxime monooxygenase-like produces MLVTLTTLLLSLIQQWELILVALVSVVTLLLLTRSRSRCSQKEMKLPPGPAPVPFLGNLHQLGRLPHRTLRDLARLHGPVMQLQLGKAPTVVLSSPDAAWEGLKVHDLDCCTRPVSPGPKRLTYDLKNVAFAPFGSYWRDIRKLLVVELLSGRRVKAAWYARQEQVDKLISTLMRAGGKPVALDEHILSLSDGIIGTVAFGNIYGSDKFTQNNNFQHALDEAAEVLSSSSAEDFFPKAIGRLIDHITGAFARRERIFKQLDAFFEMVIEQHLDPKRTKPDNGGDLVDVLITHWKEHRGKLNFTRDHVKALIFDTFIAGVDTSSVTILWAMSELIRSPRVLSKVQAEIWAVVGRNDRVRSEDVSKLEYLKLVVKETLRLHPPAPLLVPRETMRHIQIGGYDVPAKTRIYVNAWAIGRDPTSWPNHPEEFNPERFEGNEIDFKGEHPQMLPFGTGRRICPGISMGIATVEFTLANMLCCFQWALPDGMEPEDVSMEEEGKINFHRKTPLILVPTIR; encoded by the exons ATGTTGGTCACACTCACCACCCTGCTGCTCTCCCTAATCCAGCAATGGGAGCTCATCCTCGTAGCACTCGTTTCTGTTGTTACCCTCCTGCTGTTGACACGGAGCCGGAGCAGGTGTTCCCAGAAAGAGATGAAGCTGCCACCAGGTCCAGCGCCGGTGCCTTTCCTGGGCAACCTGCACCAGCTGGGCAGGCTTCCGCATCGAACTTTGCGTGATCTGGCACGGCTTCACGGGCCGGTGATGCAGCTTCAGCTCGGCAAAGCACCGACCGTGGTTTTGTCGTCGCCGGATGCGGCATGGGAGGGGCTCAAGGTGCATGACCTCGACTGCTGCACACGGCCTGTGTCCCCCGGGCCGAAGCGCCTCACCTATGACCTCAAGAACGTGGCATTCGCACCATTTGGCTCATATTGGCGCGACATTCGTAAGCTCCTGGTGGTCGAACTTCTCAGCGGGCGCCGCGTTAAGGCCGCATGGTACGCACGGCAGGAGCAG GTGGACAAACTAATAAGCACCCTTATGCGTGCGGGAGGGAAGCCAGTGGCGCTGGACGAGCACATCTTGAGCCTCTCCGATGGCATCATCGGCACAGTGGCTTTTGGCAACATCTACGGCAGCGATAAGTTCACACAGAATAACAACTTCCAGCACGCGCTGGACGAGGCAGCAGAGGTGTTATCCAGCTCctcggccgaggacttcttccCCAAAGCCATCGGCCGGCTCATCGACCATATCACCGGCGCCTTTGCCCGGCGCGAGCGCATCTTCAAGCAACTCGACGCCTTCTTCGAGATGGTCATTGAGCAACACCTGGACCCTAAGCGCACCAAGCCCGACAACGGCGGGGATCTCGTCGACGTGCTCATCACCCACTGGAAGGAGCATCGTGGCAAACTCAACTTCACTAGGGACCATGTCAAGGCCCTAATCTTC GACACGTTCATTGCTGGTGTTGACACGAGCTCTGTGACGATTCTGTGGGCGATGTCCGAGCTGATCCGCAGTCCGCGTGTGCTAAGCAAGGTGCAAGCCGAGATCTGGGCTGTTGTGGGCAGGAACGATAGGGTGCGGTCAGAAGATGTGTCCAAACTCGAGTACCTTAAACTAGTGGTGAAGGAGACCCTGCGGCTGCACCCACCGGCACCACTGCTAGTGCCGAGAGAAACCATGCGGCACATCCAGATTGGCGGCTACGATGTGCCAGCAAAGACACGGATCTACGTAAATGCATGGGCGATTGGTAGAGACCCAACAAGCTGGCCTAACCACCCAGAAGAGTTCAACCCTGAGAGGTTTGAGGGGAACGAGATTGACTTCAAGGGGGAGCATCCTCAGATGCTGCCGTTCGGCACGGGGCGACGGATATGCCCAGGCATATCAATGGGCATTGCCACTGTGGAGTTTACGCTTGCCAATATGCTATGCTGCTTCCAGTGGGCGCTTCCTGATGGGATGGAGCCTGAAGATGTCAGCATGGAGGAGGAAGGAAAAATAAACTTCCACCGCAAAACCCCGCTCATACTAGTGCCCACCATACGTTAG